In the Ursus arctos isolate Adak ecotype North America unplaced genomic scaffold, UrsArc2.0 scaffold_5, whole genome shotgun sequence genome, one interval contains:
- the LOC113261880 gene encoding olfactory receptor 6M1-like: protein MDHRNKTRVIEFILLGFQNEKEVEILLFSAFLLMYMTSLIGNTVIILLVCGDYRLHSPMYFFVANLSFLEVAITSTVVPKMLANTFSVTKAISFVGCLTQSFFYFLLGSTEFFILAVMSFDRYIAICNPLRYAIIMNKQTCVLLLLGSYMGAFLSILAPSILTGSLPFCGPNIINHFFCDSGPVLKLVCADIPLAELADFISSAVLLLGSLLLTGVSYMYIIITILKIPSVQGRQKAFSTCVSHITVVTLYYGSSIFIYVRPKKGNVLDVNKFATVLNTIVTPMLNPFIYSLRNEKVKESLRDAFNECIGMVANSRSLRSEK from the coding sequence ATGGATCACAGAAACAAGACCAGAGTCATTGAGTTTATTCTTCTAGGGtttcagaatgagaaagaagtagaaattcttcttttttctgcattCCTGCTCATGTACATGACATCTCTGATTGGCAACACCGTGATCATCCTTTTGGTGTGTGGTGACTACCGTCTGCATTCACCCATGTATTTCTTTGTAGCCAATCTTTCTTTCCTTGAAGTTGCCATCACCTCCACAGTGGTGCCTAAGATGTTAGCTAACACATTTTCCGTCACCAAAGCAATATCCTTTGTGGGATGTCTTACTCAgtctttcttctacttccttctgGGATCCACAGAATTCTTCATTCTGGCTGTCATGTCATTTGATCGATATATTGCCATCTGCAACCCACTGAGGTATGCCATCATCATGAATAAACAAACATGTGTATTGTTGCTTCTGGGATCTTATATGGGTGCATTTTTGTCCATTTTAGCACCATCAATCTTAACTGGGTCTCTGCCCTTTTGTGGGCCAAATATAATCAATCACTTTTTTTGTGACAGTGGCCCTGTGCTAAAGCTGGTCTGTGCAGACATCCCTCTGGCTGAACTGGCTGATTTTATCTCTTCTGCTGTGTTGCTCTTGGGCTCTTTGCTCCTGACAGGAGTGTCTTACATGTACATTATCATTACTATCCTTAAAATTCCCTCTGTCCAGGGACGACAGAAAGCTTTCTCCACCTGTGTTTCACACATTACTGTAGTGACACTTTATTATGGAAGCTCCATCTTTATCTATGTCCGCCCAAAAAAGGGCAATGTGCTGGATGTTAACAAATTTGCCACAGTGCTCAACACCATTGTAACACCAATGTTGAACCCTTTCATCTATAGTCTTCGAAATGAGAAAGTCAAAGAATCCCTGAGAGATGCCTTCAATGAATGTATAGGCATGGTAGCAAATTCAAGATCTTTAAgatctgaaaaataa